In a single window of the Pseudodesulfovibrio profundus genome:
- the pglZ gene encoding BREX-1 system phosphatase PglZ type A — protein sequence MDASKITESLSKLFHAEGCRIVFWNDPDQEFLETVAELDLDGVTLINSDNESLLELKVKLELEDTTRKYLIYSPTIEPAPEDDWLLDIRLYSRSFHADRASILMGELGLTSQSMRAHLSDRKKFLNSKERVSRLKKLVASEDQERDIDMKIIAVLSRADQAGIFDILMKLFGEMCSDDTCDFKSPTKAWQDIEKFDLAPFFWDQMAKTFGYDAENPSLSDLLIRLLVNDFANTLHGDVPGPLAHFILTQKALATNASVFVSQWRSNLNHYRQYVTIAREIAKELRLDEHIVGYDEQALIDVMTFEEAERQIIRSLRTRITQGRLEKPEELGPVILRRKDGHWATIKLDEYGDNGNIYATTYDALDAVLELLTLRKQYDLGLSYATAQAMYQAYTSELYRFDQLYRLFHEKADTVELAGWDVLKDVQKVVESCYGGWYLDQLSVAWGGFIENASGQEDGLLQRWSISDVRNQQDFFTTQVKPILQSHPRSKVFVIISDALRYEVAEELTRDVNSKFRFKAQLSSQLGVLPSYTALGMASLLPRREYGYKEGTDQVQIDGQSCASLEQRGAILADVDGIAIKADALLAMNKEEGRELVRPWRVIYLYHDEIDDTGDTRSSEGRAFLAARNTINKISRLISFIVNSLNGSNVFVTADHGFIYQDTPPTSLERSDLGIKPEGVIKAKKRYVIGKDLGVSEKAWHGSTRTTAGTSDDMEFWIPKGINRFHFAGGARFIHGGALPQEIVVPIVQVKELEGKAAEKEAAKQVEVSLLGSTRKIVNYIQKFELIQTEKVAGKTIPRTLVISLRDGDTPISNEETVTFDSASDSMEERKRTVKLMLKKGDYNNRKEYSLVLRDPATQIEYERVPMTIDLAFINDF from the coding sequence ATGGACGCCTCAAAAATCACCGAATCTCTTTCCAAGCTTTTCCACGCTGAAGGCTGTCGCATTGTTTTTTGGAATGATCCAGATCAGGAGTTCCTTGAAACTGTTGCGGAGCTAGATCTCGATGGAGTCACGCTGATTAATAGCGATAACGAAAGCCTGCTGGAACTTAAAGTAAAGCTTGAGCTGGAAGACACGACTAGGAAGTATCTGATCTACTCACCAACAATAGAACCTGCCCCCGAGGATGACTGGCTGCTCGACATTCGCTTGTATAGCCGCTCTTTCCATGCGGATCGTGCATCCATACTCATGGGAGAACTTGGACTTACCAGTCAGAGCATGCGAGCCCATTTGAGCGACAGGAAGAAATTCCTCAACAGCAAAGAACGAGTTAGCCGTCTGAAAAAGCTTGTAGCATCCGAGGATCAGGAACGAGACATCGATATGAAGATCATCGCCGTGCTCAGCCGTGCAGATCAGGCAGGCATTTTCGACATACTCATGAAGCTGTTTGGTGAGATGTGCTCCGATGATACTTGCGACTTCAAGTCTCCGACTAAGGCATGGCAAGACATCGAGAAGTTCGATCTCGCACCATTCTTCTGGGATCAAATGGCCAAGACCTTCGGCTATGATGCCGAAAATCCTAGTCTATCCGACCTGCTGATACGGCTGTTGGTGAACGACTTTGCAAACACATTGCACGGAGATGTCCCTGGACCTCTGGCTCATTTCATCCTCACTCAGAAAGCACTGGCAACCAATGCCTCTGTTTTCGTCTCGCAATGGCGCAGCAATCTGAACCACTATCGCCAGTACGTGACCATTGCTCGTGAAATAGCAAAAGAGCTACGTCTCGACGAACATATCGTTGGGTACGACGAACAGGCTCTCATCGACGTCATGACCTTTGAGGAAGCCGAACGGCAGATCATCCGTTCATTGCGCACCAGAATAACACAAGGACGCCTTGAAAAGCCTGAGGAGCTCGGACCTGTTATCCTGCGCAGAAAAGACGGTCATTGGGCCACCATCAAGCTTGATGAGTATGGCGATAATGGAAACATCTACGCCACAACCTACGACGCTCTGGATGCCGTTCTGGAGCTACTCACGTTGCGCAAACAGTATGACCTTGGTCTGAGCTATGCCACTGCTCAAGCCATGTATCAGGCGTACACGTCCGAATTATATCGCTTCGACCAGCTTTACCGCTTGTTCCACGAGAAAGCGGATACGGTTGAGCTTGCAGGATGGGACGTTCTCAAGGACGTTCAGAAGGTTGTGGAAAGCTGCTATGGCGGCTGGTATCTCGACCAACTGTCTGTAGCCTGGGGCGGCTTCATTGAAAACGCATCTGGCCAGGAAGACGGATTGCTGCAACGTTGGTCTATTTCCGACGTTCGCAATCAGCAAGACTTTTTCACAACGCAGGTCAAACCCATTTTACAATCTCATCCTCGAAGTAAGGTCTTTGTCATTATCAGTGACGCACTGCGATACGAGGTGGCCGAAGAGCTGACTCGGGATGTCAACTCCAAGTTCCGTTTCAAGGCTCAGCTTTCATCCCAGCTTGGTGTTCTTCCCAGTTATACCGCTTTGGGCATGGCCTCCCTCCTGCCACGCCGTGAGTACGGCTACAAAGAAGGAACCGACCAAGTTCAAATAGATGGTCAGTCCTGCGCTTCTCTTGAGCAGCGAGGAGCGATTCTCGCTGATGTGGATGGTATCGCTATTAAAGCTGATGCGTTACTTGCCATGAACAAAGAGGAAGGCCGAGAATTGGTCCGCCCCTGGCGAGTGATATACCTCTATCATGATGAAATTGATGACACAGGTGATACAAGAAGCTCAGAAGGACGTGCTTTCCTTGCAGCTCGAAACACAATCAATAAAATCAGTAGATTGATAAGTTTTATCGTAAACAGCCTAAACGGCTCCAATGTCTTCGTAACAGCGGATCACGGTTTCATTTATCAAGACACGCCTCCCACATCTCTGGAACGAAGCGATCTGGGCATCAAACCCGAGGGCGTCATCAAAGCCAAGAAACGGTATGTCATTGGCAAGGATCTGGGAGTCTCTGAAAAGGCATGGCATGGTTCCACACGAACCACGGCTGGCACTTCTGATGACATGGAGTTCTGGATTCCCAAAGGCATCAATCGCTTTCACTTTGCCGGAGGAGCCCGTTTTATCCATGGAGGAGCGCTTCCTCAAGAAATCGTTGTGCCCATAGTTCAGGTTAAAGAGCTGGAAGGTAAAGCGGCAGAGAAAGAAGCTGCAAAACAGGTTGAAGTTTCCCTGCTTGGATCAACCCGCAAGATCGTCAACTACATCCAAAAGTTCGAGCTAATCCAAACGGAAAAAGTTGCTGGGAAAACTATACCGAGAACTCTCGTCATTTCCCTTCGTGACGGCGATACTCCAATCAGTAATGAAGAAACAGTCACCTTCGACAGCGCTTCTGATTCCATGGAAGAACGCAAGCGCACAGTGAAGCTCATGCTCAAAAAAGGTGATTACAATAACCGCAAAGAGTATTCTCTGGTGCTCCGAGATCCAGCAACACAGATTGAATATGAACGAGTGCCTATGACCATCGACTTGGCATTTATCAATGATTTCTAA
- a CDS encoding HEPN family nuclease codes for MGMYEGLLRDFAVRTKANLEYIDEAWELQEREGLEDRRVFNVTQLINSCLGMVVFMSENGIAPNIPIQEFCPEMKFITRLDVRNSNRNLNAFLKRFRNAISHCHIEAYGTETDIEGFNLWDGPPNGAINWRIEMNTASIRALALALVGLVEDNYPPNPRR; via the coding sequence ATGGGAATGTATGAAGGCCTATTAAGAGATTTTGCTGTGAGGACAAAGGCAAATCTTGAGTATATTGATGAAGCTTGGGAACTCCAAGAAAGAGAAGGCTTGGAAGACCGTAGAGTTTTTAATGTGACACAGCTTATTAACTCTTGCTTAGGTATGGTGGTTTTCATGAGCGAGAATGGAATTGCTCCGAATATACCAATTCAAGAATTCTGCCCTGAAATGAAGTTCATCACAAGACTTGACGTACGCAATTCAAATCGGAACTTAAATGCATTTCTGAAACGGTTTCGTAATGCAATCTCGCATTGCCACATTGAAGCCTATGGAACTGAAACTGACATTGAAGGTTTCAACCTTTGGGATGGCCCACCAAATGGGGCAATCAACTGGCGCATTGAAATGAACACAGCTAGCATTCGAGCACTGGCATTAGCTTTGGTGGGGCTTGTCGAAGATAATTATCCACCAAATCCGAGAAGATAA
- a CDS encoding BREX-1 system adenine-specific DNA-methyltransferase PglX: MTSNPHYRYGPGKTGEEYESLQRTDTIKELISYAIGCMMGRYSLDEPGLIYAYNGNEGFDPSRYTTFPADEDGIVPVMDDDWFEDDATNRFEEFIKAAWSPETLDENLKFVADSLDPKRGEASIDTIRRFISQKFFKDHHLKVYKKRPIYWLFSSGKKRAFECLVYLHRYNENTLARMRAMYVTPLQGKYNARIDYLDKEKDNAGSATAARKLQKELDTMRKKQQELREFDELLRHYADQRIPLDLDDGVKVNYGKFGKLLAEVKAVTGKKPE; encoded by the coding sequence TTGACTAGCAACCCCCACTACCGATACGGCCCTGGTAAAACAGGAGAAGAATACGAATCCCTTCAGCGCACCGACACTATAAAAGAACTCATCTCCTACGCCATCGGCTGCATGATGGGCCGCTATTCCCTAGACGAGCCTGGGTTGATCTATGCCTACAACGGCAACGAAGGCTTCGATCCATCCCGCTACACCACCTTCCCGGCGGACGAGGACGGCATCGTTCCTGTGATGGATGACGACTGGTTCGAGGACGACGCCACCAACCGCTTTGAGGAGTTCATCAAGGCCGCTTGGTCGCCCGAGACGCTGGACGAGAACCTGAAGTTTGTCGCCGACAGCCTAGATCCCAAGCGAGGTGAGGCGTCTATCGACACCATCCGGCGTTTCATCAGCCAGAAGTTTTTCAAGGACCACCACCTCAAGGTCTACAAAAAGCGTCCCATCTACTGGCTCTTCTCCAGCGGCAAAAAACGCGCTTTCGAGTGTCTCGTCTACCTGCACCGCTACAACGAGAACACTCTTGCCCGTATGCGAGCCATGTACGTCACTCCACTGCAGGGTAAGTACAACGCCCGAATCGATTACCTGGACAAGGAAAAGGACAACGCAGGTTCAGCCACTGCAGCCAGAAAGCTGCAAAAAGAGTTGGATACCATGCGCAAGAAGCAGCAGGAACTCCGCGAGTTCGATGAGCTGCTCCGCCACTACGCAGACCAGCGCATCCCCCTCGATCTCGATGACGGCGTAAAGGTCAACTACGGCAAGTTCGGCAAGCTGTTAGCTGAAGTGAAAGCAGTGACCGGAAAGAAGCCGGAATAG
- a CDS encoding IS3 family transposase (programmed frameshift), whose protein sequence is MTKSSKRRKHSDKFKAKVALEAIRGVKTLAQLAAEYKVHPNQISTWKRQLLENVDDIFSSGKKAKSQEEITAPLFEEIGRLKMDIKWLEKKLSLPLEVRRQWIKPDREYSIRRQCKLAGISRSGFYYKPVAESDENLALMRLIDEQYLRQPDYGSPRMTDWLRTQGHQVNHKRVERLMQMMGLQAITPGPHTSVPNPEHPVFPYLLKGVAIERKNQVWSADITYIPMQRGFLYLVAVIDWWSRFVLAWELSNSMDSSFCVDALNKALRISTPEVFNTDQGAQFTSREFTGVLQSKGIAISMDGKGRAIDNVFIERLWWTVKYEDIYPRAYCDGIELYHGLTRYFRYYNEERGHSSLDKRTPADVYRGNLNVH, encoded by the exons ATGACAAAGAGCAGCAAAAGACGGAAACATTCGGACAAGTTTAAGGCCAAGGTCGCACTTGAGGCGATTCGTGGCGTGAAGACGCTTGCGCAACTGGCTGCGGAGTACAAAGTGCACCCCAATCAGATTTCCACGTGGAAGCGGCAGCTCCTTGAGAATGTCGATGACATCTTTTCCAGTGGCAAGAAAGCCAAAAGCCAGGAGGAGATAACCGCACCGTTATTTGAGGAGATCGGTCGGCTCAAGATGGACATCAAGTGGCTTGAAAAAAAGTTG AGCCTGCCGCTTGAGGTGCGCCGCCAGTGGATCAAACCAGATCGGGAGTATTCCATCCGGCGGCAATGCAAGTTGGCAGGCATTTCCCGTTCGGGATTTTACTACAAGCCTGTAGCCGAATCCGATGAAAATTTGGCCCTGATGCGTCTGATCGACGAGCAGTACCTGCGTCAGCCTGATTACGGCTCGCCGCGCATGACAGATTGGCTGAGGACACAAGGGCATCAGGTCAACCACAAGCGGGTTGAGCGACTGATGCAGATGATGGGCTTGCAGGCCATTACTCCAGGGCCGCATACGAGTGTCCCCAACCCGGAGCATCCCGTGTTTCCTTATCTGCTGAAAGGAGTTGCCATTGAACGAAAAAATCAAGTCTGGAGCGCTGATATCACCTACATCCCCATGCAGCGCGGCTTTCTGTACCTGGTGGCAGTGATAGACTGGTGGAGCCGCTTCGTGCTGGCTTGGGAGCTATCGAACTCGATGGATAGTTCTTTCTGCGTGGATGCGCTCAACAAGGCTTTGCGCATCTCTACGCCGGAGGTGTTCAACACGGACCAGGGAGCGCAGTTCACGAGTCGTGAATTTACCGGAGTTCTGCAGAGCAAGGGAATTGCAATCAGCATGGACGGCAAAGGTCGCGCAATCGACAACGTCTTCATTGAGCGGCTGTGGTGGACGGTGAAATATGAGGATATTTACCCCAGGGCGTACTGTGATGGGATCGAGCTATACCATGGGCTTACGCGCTATTTTCGGTACTACAACGAGGAGCGCGGTCATTCGTCGTTGGACAAAAGAACTCCCGCTGACGTATACAGGGGCAACTTGAATGTTCATTGA
- a CDS encoding Eco57I restriction-modification methylase domain-containing protein codes for MHDRLRDALSRLENLVAKALTASDMESRRWAETLLPLVTQAKLIARQYGYVVTNPPYMGGKGLNPALKTFLKDNYADVKSDLFSAFVVRNFEMSEDNAQLGFMSPFVWMFISSYEKLRDYLIDEKTITSLIQLEYSGFDGATVPICTYTLANSHLQNLKGSFIRLSDFRGADNQAPKTLEAIRNKDCGWYYTAPASDFKKIPGSPIAYWASSNTIKAFENFDPVCKNYTVSPGIRTGKDEWFLRFWFEVSTDNIQFNLSSASQMDINNKWFPLHKGGDYRKWHGNCEHIIDLKNEGESIKDKSPDFRLRDKKFYFKQYVSWSRISSSDIAFRYYPKGVLFSDAGPGVFSEDESLWLMAALNSPIGNHFLRLINPTLNYQKKDIELVPYVQRPSDEACSKLEELFKLSKFDWDASETSWDFLGSPLINNEYKVENAYEKLTVEYKSTTQKIKSIEEEYNSFFITALGLQEELCASPHPLDH; via the coding sequence GTGCATGACCGTCTCAGGGACGCTCTGTCCAGGCTGGAGAATCTGGTTGCCAAGGCACTGACTGCTTCGGACATGGAGTCTCGAAGGTGGGCTGAGACGCTTTTGCCGTTGGTCACCCAAGCAAAACTTATCGCAAGGCAGTATGGCTATGTAGTTACCAACCCGCCGTACATGGGCGGTAAGGGATTGAACCCTGCTCTAAAAACGTTCCTTAAGGACAACTACGCTGACGTGAAATCCGACCTCTTCTCAGCCTTTGTGGTGCGGAACTTCGAGATGTCGGAAGATAACGCGCAGCTTGGCTTCATGTCCCCCTTCGTGTGGATGTTCATTTCCTCCTACGAAAAGTTGCGGGACTATCTGATCGACGAGAAGACCATTACGTCCTTGATTCAGCTCGAATACTCGGGCTTTGATGGGGCAACGGTCCCCATCTGCACGTATACACTTGCCAACAGCCACCTGCAGAACCTCAAGGGTAGCTTCATCCGCCTGTCCGACTTCCGTGGTGCAGACAATCAAGCTCCGAAGACTCTGGAAGCGATTCGAAACAAGGATTGCGGCTGGTATTACACAGCCCCTGCCTCTGACTTCAAGAAGATTCCTGGGAGTCCGATTGCGTATTGGGCCAGCAGCAACACAATAAAGGCGTTTGAGAATTTTGATCCTGTTTGTAAGAACTACACGGTAAGCCCTGGAATAAGAACGGGAAAAGATGAATGGTTCCTACGTTTTTGGTTTGAAGTCTCAACGGACAATATACAATTCAATCTGTCGAGTGCGTCACAAATGGATATTAACAATAAGTGGTTTCCATTGCACAAGGGCGGGGATTACAGAAAGTGGCATGGAAACTGCGAACACATAATTGACCTCAAGAATGAAGGAGAAAGTATTAAGGATAAAAGTCCTGATTTCAGACTGAGAGACAAAAAATTCTACTTTAAGCAGTATGTATCATGGTCGAGAATTAGTTCATCTGACATTGCCTTTAGATATTATCCAAAAGGAGTACTTTTTTCAGATGCTGGTCCGGGAGTTTTTTCTGAGGATGAGTCTTTATGGCTGATGGCAGCCCTAAACTCTCCAATAGGGAACCATTTTCTGCGATTAATAAACCCAACTTTGAACTATCAAAAAAAAGACATCGAGCTGGTTCCTTATGTTCAAAGACCATCCGATGAAGCCTGTTCAAAATTGGAAGAGTTATTCAAGCTTTCAAAATTTGATTGGGACGCAAGTGAAACAAGTTGGGATTTTTTAGGAAGCCCTTTAATAAACAATGAATACAAAGTTGAAAATGCATACGAGAAACTGACAGTTGAATATAAAAGCACAACTCAGAAGATCAAAAGCATTGAGGAAGAATACAATTCTTTTTTTATCACTGCACTTGGGCTACAAGAAGAGCTTTGCGCCTCCCCCCATCCTTTGGACCACTGA
- the pglX gene encoding BREX-1 system adenine-specific DNA-methyltransferase PglX has translation MSINRNILKSYAPQARREFIQAVTDRASVLGLSAKKIEPVEVKGDVAIIAGRPFPKDVAKRRKKLEERIKIKGFQQVMETVPYTWFNRFCALRYMELHDYLGHGYRVLSNPSGSDIPEILEKATSVDLPGLDKDKVAELRLAGDKDAELYRLLLVTQCNNLHRAMPMMFEAVHGASELLLPENLLQTNSPIRKLVNDIPEENWSEIEIVGWLYQFYISEKKDQVIGKVVKSEDIPAATQLFTPNWIVKYMVQNTVGRKWLMTYPASSIKDKMEFYIEPAEQEDDVQAKLDVITPNELNPEELTFMDPACGSGHILAEAYDLFKEIYLERGYRTRDIPRLILEKNLYGLDIDDRAAQLARFTVLMKARADDRRILDPENPAKVNIMAIQESKGLDVDEVARVLLRERVKEIGGKGTQQLSLVQPRMSQASLSTSEKPDVTKEELYSLLHLFEEDLWFIAHGA, from the coding sequence ATGTCCATCAATCGAAATATACTCAAATCCTATGCGCCCCAGGCTCGCCGCGAATTCATTCAGGCAGTGACTGACAGGGCCAGCGTCCTCGGCCTATCGGCAAAGAAAATCGAGCCAGTGGAAGTAAAAGGCGACGTCGCCATAATTGCAGGACGACCATTTCCCAAGGATGTGGCAAAACGCCGCAAGAAGCTCGAAGAACGCATCAAGATCAAAGGCTTTCAGCAGGTCATGGAAACGGTGCCCTACACATGGTTCAACCGTTTCTGCGCATTACGCTACATGGAATTGCACGACTATCTCGGGCATGGATACCGCGTACTCAGCAACCCGAGCGGATCTGATATCCCGGAGATCCTTGAGAAAGCCACAAGCGTGGATCTGCCTGGATTGGACAAGGACAAAGTGGCGGAATTGCGTCTGGCTGGTGACAAAGATGCCGAGTTGTATCGCCTGCTGCTGGTCACACAATGCAATAACCTGCATCGCGCTATGCCAATGATGTTCGAGGCTGTTCATGGCGCATCAGAGCTGTTGCTACCTGAGAACCTGCTCCAGACCAATTCGCCCATCCGAAAGCTGGTGAACGATATTCCTGAGGAGAACTGGTCCGAGATCGAGATCGTGGGTTGGCTGTACCAGTTCTATATCTCGGAGAAGAAGGACCAGGTCATCGGCAAGGTCGTCAAGAGCGAGGACATCCCGGCGGCGACGCAGCTCTTCACGCCTAACTGGATCGTTAAATACATGGTTCAGAACACGGTCGGTCGTAAATGGCTCATGACCTACCCGGCGTCCTCCATCAAGGACAAAATGGAGTTCTACATCGAACCTGCCGAGCAGGAAGACGATGTCCAAGCCAAACTGGACGTCATTACCCCCAATGAGCTGAACCCGGAAGAACTGACCTTCATGGATCCCGCTTGCGGCTCCGGTCACATTTTGGCCGAAGCCTATGACCTGTTCAAGGAAATCTATCTGGAGCGCGGCTACCGCACACGTGACATCCCCCGGCTCATCCTGGAGAAGAACCTCTACGGCTTGGATATCGATGATCGTGCCGCCCAACTTGCCCGGTTCACCGTGCTCATGAAAGCACGAGCTGATGATCGGCGTATTCTCGATCCTGAAAATCCCGCCAAAGTCAACATCATGGCCATTCAGGAGAGCAAGGGGCTGGATGTGGACGAGGTGGCGAGGGTGCTGCTTCGGGAACGAGTCAAAGAGATCGGCGGCAAGGGGACGCAGCAGTTGTCCCTTGTGCAGCCCAGGATGTCCCAGGCCAGCCTGAGTACTTCGGAAAAGCCGGATGTTACCAAGGAGGAGTTGTACTCGCTGTTGCACCTGTTCGAGGAAGACCTTTGGTTCATTGCTCACGGTGCATGA